A single window of Nicotiana sylvestris chromosome 3, ASM39365v2, whole genome shotgun sequence DNA harbors:
- the LOC104233098 gene encoding GDSL lipase-like — protein sequence MTMRKVDFSSSYFFVMTTLLVLILLFISTEAAATGLFIFGDSTVDAGNNNYIETIPENRANYEQYAQNGFFQEPTGRFSDGRIIVDFIAEYAKLPLIPPYLQPHIADFSNGVNFASGGAGVLSTTHPGLVIDLERQLKYFEQVRKSLTEKLGVAKAEEVISEAVYFISIGSNDYMGGYFGNETMQQLHGPEEYLGMVVGNLTQAIQELYEKGARKFGFLSLSPLGCLPALRALNPRANNDNEEAGGGCFDAASDLALAHNNALSMVLTSLQHILQGFKYCNSNFYDWLLDRVNNPTKYGFKEGVKACCGTGPYGGENTCGGTKEYEICDNAKDYVWFDSFHPTEGIHEQFAKALWDGPSSSVGPYTLQDLFFGKEKQTIADIVDI from the exons ATGACAATGAGGAAAGTTGACTTTAGTAGTTCATATTTCTTTGTGATGACAACTCTTCTTGTTCttattcttctatttatttccacTGAGGCAGCAGCAACAGGCTTGTTCATCTTCGGAGACTCCACAGTGGATGCAGGAAACAACAACTATATTGAAACCATTCCTGAGAACAGAGCCAATTATGAACAATATGCCCAGAATGGTTTTTTCCAGGAACCCACTGGTCGCTTCTCCGATGGTCGTATCATCGTTGATTTCATAG CTGAATATGCAAAGTTGCCATTAATTCCTCCTTACCTGCAACCACATATTGCTGATTTCAGCAATGGAGTTAACTTTGCTTCTGGAGGAGCTGGAGTTCTTTCTACTACTCATCCTGGTTTG GTTATTGATCTGGAGAGACAATTAAAGTACTTTGAACAAGTGCGGAAATCACTAACAGAAAAGTTGGGAGTAGCCAAAGCAGAGGAAGTCATATCGGAAGCAGTTTACTTCATCAGTATAGGAAGTAACGATTACATGGGGGGTTACTTTGGTAACGAAACGATGCAGCAACTCCACGGTCCTGAAGAATATTTAGGGATGGTCGTTGGCAACTTGACTCAGGCAATTCAA GAATTGTATGAGAAAGGCGCCAGAAAATTTGGTTTCTTAAGCTTGTCGCCATTGGGATGCTTACCAGCTCTCAGAGCTCTAAATCCAAGAGCTAATAACGATAATGAAGAAGCGGGAGGAGGTTGTTTTGACGCTGCTTCTGATCTTGCATTGGCTCATAACAATGCTCTCTCAATGGTCCTCACAAGCCTTCAACATATACTGCAAGGCTTTAAGTATTGCAACTCCAACTTCTACGATTGGCTTCTCGATAGAGTTAACAATCCCACAAAGTATG GTTTTAAGGAAGGAGTGAAGGCTTGCTGTGGAACAGGACCTTATGGAGGTGAAAATACATGTGGTGGGACGAAAGAATATGAGATTTGCGATAATGCCAAAGACTACGTATGGTTTGATTCATTTCACCCGACAGAAGGCATACATGAACAATTTGCAAAAGCACTCTGGGATGGACCATCCTCCTCTGTTGGACCTTATACTCTTCAAGACCTATTTTTTGGTAAAGAGAAACAAACTATAGCTGATATTGTCGATATATAA